In Acipenser ruthenus unplaced genomic scaffold, fAciRut3.2 maternal haplotype, whole genome shotgun sequence, one genomic interval encodes:
- the si:dkey-151g10.3 gene encoding serine/threonine-protein kinase WNK3 isoform X3 — translation MATDAGEPAGTEEPEKTDGVSVEKRRVPEREGGSESSPGGNRNGAEVGKTAALVLLPSTCSAPVPASSPPSSPSLRIKQPASRGGMDASDAVGAGVSKSGSSSGGRENNKRFFRKSVELCEEEEEREIAKRDGTLTESSDSVFANSPGAPLSSTAPPAARDPRQTDNSTPGKDRPANTTAAAAIAAAARVRTEKELEEEAEMKAVATSPGGRFLKFDIELGRGAFKTVYKGLDTDTWVEVAWCELQDRKLTKMEQQRFKEEAEMLKGLQHPNIVRFYDSWESSLKGKKCIVLVTELMTSGTLKTYLKRFKVMKPKVLRSWCRQILKGLHFLHTRTPPIIHRDLKCDNIFITGPTGSVKIGDLGLATLMRTSFAKSVIGTPEFMAPEMYEEHYDESVDVYAFGMCMLEMATSEYPYSECQNAAQIYRKVTSGIKPASFEKVSDPEIKEIIGGCIRQNKSERLSIKDLLTHAFFAEDTGVRVELAEDDDGVKDSLALRIWVEDPKKLKGKHKDNEAIEFSYDLENDLPEGVTQEMVKSGFFNESDSKVVAKSIRDRVTLIKKSRETRQLLRGYEERRDSQTPSLGGSMSTCSQLSGLLPSLSQPAGGMATASVTGGTLADDEELTEVDQHVRQQQQQQQQLQLGQSSTFTGDSVGESCAGPTVFSDPGADQLLSGHHQVPSMQQADPGLQKPYQQYQQGHQPHQPQPGSYQQGTAMPGTGYPQQQSMQPMQQQLQTQGYTQLQSPVINTPPAGQLALGIPVQQHLDASQQPRGTEGQPQAQLQSQTGSGTVLLDSSTGSAPAASTTNPGPSLMAAPQAQTQAFQTGVSPQAGGPGQTTTAVVDPSDSAWVIPQQSVQQPQQPQHQAPTAQVAQHQSDSLQIQQALMQQQQQQAFLSQQPSHLQLHGGLTESQVQQQKHLMQQQQMEQQAFLSQQQQQQQIIPGPPPAQKHPSVVQDSLQLQQALMQQQIEQQQAFLSRQQQLQLHGGVTESQMQAHSMQQQQQQQHLMQQQMDPQAFLSQQPGQQAASTGHATQLQAEQHYLLQQAQLGYQQQQPVHTLQPHQEQLQRQQSAAQMQLQSQQHQATGAQAPAQQATPAAVQQGHLPAAGLTQQKQQQQVAQQPQRQDLLLQQQRQAQLQQQQQQQQQDLIKQHQQEQAQLQQQQQEQLQCQQQQQQQQQAVHVQQDLLLQQRQQAQLQAQQPPVQLQQPSQVEQDLLQQQQQQALLQQQLQAQQQQQLLQQQTQPQPVQVQQDLLLQQQQAQIQQQQQQAQLQQQLEAQQQQAQLQQQLEAQQQQALLQQQLEAQQQQALLQQQLEAQQQQALLQEQQQQQALLQSQQPQVQLQQPQLQQPPDQVQQDQLLQQQQQALLQQELQAQQQQRQQPQPVQVQQDQLEAQQQQAQLLQQQQQQQPAPVPHQCHIQLQHPVTVPLYSQVVSGFPAQSMPTAAAAQPCLGNAAARPPQQQAPESQQSGAQDYSCASSGAPPVFQSAEPPPPLPSPSRSHLILPASDPGGGCEAAPGQSSQRQSVDQQEPPVPAPTPAPSACLLPQPTAGATPADIARVEELQVKSQHTGGESFEQSVQKQDSALGGPLDVQSAATVEEGAGGNGKQDKPKPQRRTSCQRADKNTRFQLTMLQVSSSGDNMVECQLETHNNKMVTFKFDTDGDAPEDIAEYMVEEDFVLDLEKEKFVEELRCIVGQALEILQTGSMEQLQINPPPPPPLDSSQSSPVGRWRFFINQTIRHRESQSGQGAPMTPAGDSAELQPGDDDTAAAEEGWQTAAQPLPGSALLPDPSASTNAVPCGILQAEVGGPQTRASAVEGEEPTTTTAAPQQSTAEECTAIPEEPSSAPEREDSELDQGPVLARSATPEPCVQHLALTTLSPVEPLGPPQNQGGTPASNPSPAQPSSVPESDGEGPPKMDFVDNRIKTLDEKLRTLLYPEHSGTGAPAGPVAPLTASEEGPGGGEEAAAGLETPPDSKPSSSSSSSSSSSSSSRSSSCSDLTAITASQGSEFTEVTQLSGDRDGGAVLQVPAPAGREGVGLACPSQPAVNQLPPPCSFSCPLFGRDGPSAAVRALPVEPAVLAILPHSEASSPADPGQGALRAGAHKLQAGGGYFGLSFTCPSLRNAVSKKSWTRKLKSWAFRLRHSSSLFKRSRVCQEGSLSHTGELFESTSTVERSEGPDTDPSQTSEGPQQRGRFQVTTVLQETTPTPPRSADGGSPEQNGGSEETGGSLEFTGDSQEQEKTVGRFSVRRALGPQQQNPGPGETDSSSVTPERDSESRSPSSSSSSSSSSSSQSEGWASPAQPSTDRGSPPRACPPQQEQGTPRLPSSSSPPFSSDEESEDLRRELHTLREKHIQEVVTLQAQQNRELQQLYVQLRQLKGCKDPPAPHGLPSQCPSPRRPRSAKTKLRSRPQSLTQNENGLLNMGPVMCSNANACQQGSANKKGTFTDELHKLVDDWTKETVGTAHTKPSLNQIKQIQQKQEIGTWSNPPEGSPAGWFSSVTPLHSGTIPVPVPSIPVQTGTSPSSSSSSSSSTPCSFAAAPHAGGPGGPVPLYPAPHPCTYSTGSSGYPAQPWTGSSAVSPIQSQQQQQQQLPASQLPSTGNGIQARVQPGPK, via the exons ATGGCGACAGACGCAGGCGAACCAGCTGGCACCGAGGAACCGGAAAAAACTGATGGAGTGAGTGTGGAGAAGAGGAGGGTGCcggagagagaggggggcagcGAGAGCAGCCCTGGGGGCAACAGGAACGGCGCTGAAGTGGGTAAAACTGCAGCCTTGGTCCTTCTGCCCTCCACTTGCAGTGCGCCGGTCCCTGCTTCAAGCCCTCCATCTTCCCCGTCCCTGAGAATAAAGCAGCCTGCCTCCCGCGGCGGGATGGACGCCAGCGACGCCGTGGGAGCGGGGGTCTCCAAGTCCGGCTCCTCTAGTGGCGGGAGGGAGAACAACAAGCGTTTCTTCCGCAAGAGTGTGGAGCTGtgcgaggaagaggaggagagagaaatCGCTAAACGGGACGGCACTCTCACGGAGAGCTCCGACAGTGTGTTTGCCAACAGCCCCGGGGCCCCGCTGTCTTCAACGGCGCCTCCTGCAGCCCGCGACCCTCGGCAAACCGACAACTCCACCCCCGGTAAGGACCGACCGGCCAACACCACCGCCGCTGCTGCCATCGCCGCCGCGGCCAGAGTGAGGACAGAgaaggagctggaggaggaggCGGAGATGAAGGCTGTGGCCACCTCGCCCGGGGGCCGCTTCCTCAAGTTCGACATCGAGCTGGGCAGGGGAGCCTTCAAGACCGTCTACAAGGGGCTGGACACTGACACCTGGGTGGAGGTGGCCTGGTGCGAGCTGCAG gaCCGGAAGCTGACTAAGATGGAGCAGCAGCGTTTCAAGGAGGAGGCGGAGATGTTGAAGGGGCTCCAGCACCCCAATATCGTGCGTTTCTACGATTCCTGGGAGTCCTCTCTGAAGGGGAAGAAGTGCATCGTCCTGGTAACCGAGCTCATGACGTCCGGCACCCTCAAAAC GTACCTGAAGCGCTTCAAGGTGATGAAGCCCAAGGTCCTCCGAAGCTGGTGCAGGCAGATCCTCAAGGGCCTTCACTTCCTGCACACGAGGACCCCTCCCATCATCCACCGGGACCTGAAGTGCGACAACATTTTCATCACCGGCCCCACGGGCTCCGTGAAGATCGGCGACCTGGGACTGGCCACCCTCATGAGGACGTCCTTCGCCAAGAGCGTGATCG GCACCCCTGAGTTCATGGCTCCAGAGATGTACGAGGAGCACTATGATGAGTCTGTGGATGTCTACGCCTTCGGCATGTGTATGCTGGAGATGGCCACGTCGGAATACCCCTACTCTGAGTGCCAGAACGCAGCCCAGATCTACCGCAAGGTCACCAGC GGCATCAAACCCGCCAGCTTCGAGAAGGTGAGCGACCCGGAGATAAAGGAGATCATTGGAGGGTGCATCCGGCAGAACAAAAGTGAGAG ACTCTCTATTAAGGACCTCCTGACCCACGCGTTCTTCGCCGAGGACACCGGGGTGCGCGTGGAGCTGGCGGAGGACGATGACGGGGTGAAGGACTCCCTCGCCCTGCGGATTTGGGTGGAGGACCCCAAGAAGCTGAAAGGGAAGCACAAAGACAACGAGGCCATCGAGTTCAGCTACGACCTGGAGAATGACCTGCCAGAGGGGGTGACACAGGAGATG GTGAAATCGGGCTTCTTCAACGAGAGCGACTCAAAGGTCGTCGCGAAGTCGATCCGCGACCGGGTCACGCTGATCAAGAAGTCCCGCGAGACGCGGCAGCTGCTGCGCGGCTACGAGGAGCGTCGCGACTCCCAGACCCCCTCGCTAGGGGGCAGCATGTCCACCTGCTCCCAGCTCAGTGGCCTGCTGCCCTCCCTCAGCCAGCCTGCAGGGGGCATGGCAACGGCTTCGGTGACCGGAGGGACCCTGGCAGACGATGAGGAGCTCACTGAGGTGGACCAGCAtgtgaggcagcagcagcagcagcagcagcaactgcagcttGGGCAGAGCTCCACTTTCACAG GTGACAGTGTCGGGGAGAGCTGTGCCGGTCCTACTGTGTTCTCGGACCCCGGCGCTGACCAGCTCCTCAGCGGACACCACCAGGTTCCCAGCATGCAACAGGCTGACCCGGGACTGCAGAAGCCGTACCAGCAGTACCAGCAGGGTCACCAACCACACCAGCCACAGCCGGGCAGCTACCAGCAAGGCACTgcg ATGCCAGGGACTGGTTACCCTCAGCAGCAGAGCATGCAACCTATGCAGCAGCAACTACAGACACAGGGTTACACCCAGCTCCAGAGCCCTGTCATCAACACACCCCCAGCAGGGCAGCTGGCACTTGGCATCCCTGTTCAGCAG caCCTCGATGCCTCCCAGCAGCCTCGCGGGACGGAGGGGCAGCCCCAAGCCCAGCTGCAATCACAGACAGGGTCTGGCACGGTCCTGTTGGACTCTTCCACCGGCTCTGCCCCTGCTGCCTCCACCACAAACCCCGGGCCCAGCCTGATGGCTGCCCCCCAGGCTCAGACACAGGCTTTCCAGACCGGAGTGTCCCCTCAGGCAGGGGGCCCTGGACAGACGACAACAGCTGTCGTGGATCCGAGCGATTCTGCTTGGGTTATACCACAACAAAGTGTCCAGCAGCCACAGCAGCCACAGCATCAAGCTCCAACAGCACAGGTAGCCCAGCACCAATCCGACTCCTTGCAGATTCAGCAGGCtttaatgcagcagcagcagcagcaggctttCTTGTCTCAGCAGCCGTCGCATTTGCAGTTGCATGGAGGTTTGACCGAGTCGCAAGTGCAGCAGCAGAAGCACTTAATGCAACAGCAGCAAATGGAACAACAGGCCTTCCtgtcgcagcagcagcagcagcagcaaataaTTCCCGGGCCACCTCCAGCTCAGAAACACCCTTCTGTGGTTCAGGACTCCTTGCAGCTTCAACAGGCCTTAATGCAGCAACAGATCGAGCAGCAGCAGGCTTTCTTGTCTCGGCAACAGCAGTTGCAGTTGCATGGAGGAGTGACTGAGTCGCAAATGCAGGCACAttcaatgcagcagcagcagcagcagcagcacttaATGCAACAGCAGATGGATCCCCAGGCTTTCCTATCGCAGCAGCCAGGACAGCAAGCCGCGTCGACGGGGCACGCCACACAGTTGCAGGCAGAGCAGCATTATTTACTACAGCAGGCGCAGCTCGGctaccagcagcagcagcctgtgcACACCCTGCAACCGCATCAAGAACAGCTACAAAGACAACAGTCAGCGGCGCAAATGCAGCTGCAGTCGCAACAGCACCAGGCAACAGGCGCGCAGGCACCGGCACAGCAAGCCACGCCAGCTGCGGTTCAGCAGGGCCACTTACCAGCGGCTGGACTGACCcagcagaaacagcagcagcaagtcGCACAGCAACCACAGCGGCAGGACCTGTTACTGCAGCAGCAGCGACAGGCTcagttgcagcagcagcagcagcagcagcagcaggacctGATCAAACAGCATCAGCAGGAACAGGCTCaattacagcagcagcagcaggaacagttacagtgtcagcagcagcagcagcagcagcagcaagctgTTCACGTTCAACAGGACCTGTTGCTACAGCAACGGCAGCAGGCTCAGTTACAGGCTCAGCAGCCACCGGTTCAGCTGCAACAGCCCAGTCAAGTTGAACAGGAtctgttgcagcagcagcagcagcaggctctGTTACAGCAGCAGTTACAGgctcagcagcaacaacagttATTACAGCAGCAAACCCAGCCACAGCCGGTTCAAGTTCAGCAGGACCTgttactgcagcagcaacaggctcagatacaacagcagcagcaacaggctCAGTTACAACAGCAGTTAGAGGCTCAGCAGCAACAGGCTCAGCTACAGCAGCAGTTAGAGGCTCAGCAGCAGCAGGCTCTGTTACAACAGCAGTTAGAGGCTCAGCAGCAGCAGGCTCTGTTACAACAGCAGTTAGAGGCTCAGCAGCAGCAGGCTCTGttacaggagcagcagcagcaacaggctCTGTTACAATCTCAGCAACCACAGGTTCAACTGCAGCAGCCTCAGCTACAACAGCCGCCAGATCAAGTTCAACAGGATCAGttgctacagcagcagcagcaggctctGTTACAGCAAGAGTTACAGGCTCAACAACAGCAACGACAACAGCCACAGCCGGTTCAAGTTCAGCAGGACCAGTTAGAGGCTCAGCAACAGCAAGCTCAAttactacagcagcagcagcagcagcagcctgcccCTGTCCCTCACCAATGCCACATTCAGCTACAGCATCCCGTGACTGTCCCTCTGTACAGCCAAGTTGTGTCAGGGTTCCCCGCACAGTCCATGCCAACGGCTGCAGCAGCTCAGCCCTGCCTGGGCAACGCAGCAGCCCGACCACCCCAGCAGCAGGCACCTGAGAGCCAGCAGTCGGGCGCTCAGGATTATTCCTGTGCCAGTTCCGGCGCTCCCCCTGTTTTCCAGAGTGCTGAGCCACCGCCACCCCTCCCCAGCCCCTCTCGCTCTCACCTCATCCTGCCCGCTTCCGACCCAGGGGGTGGCTGCGAGGCTGCGCCGGGACAGTCTTCTCAGCGGCAGTCTGTGGATCAACAGGAGCCCCCCGTCCCCGCCCCCACGCCCGCTCCCAGCGCTTGCCTCCTCCCTCAACCCACTGCTGGAGCCACCCCCGCAGATATCGCCCGAGTCGAG GAGCTGCAGGTGAAGTCTCAGCACACAGGAGGAGAAAGCTTTGAGCAGTCGGTGCAAAAACAAGACTCTGCCCTCGG aggccCTCTGGATGTGCAGAGCGCTGCGACGGTGGAGGAGGGGGCTGGGGGGAACGGCAAGCAAGACAAACCCAAACCACAGAGGAGAACGTCCTGCCAGAGAGCGGACAAGAACACCCGCTTCCAACTCACCATGCTGCAG GTCTCCTCGAGTGGAGACAACATGGTGGAGTGCCAGCTGGAGACCCACAATAACAAGATGGTGACCTTCAAGTTTGACACGGACGGAGACGCGCCCGAGGACATTGCAGAGTAcatg gtggaagaggactttgtgctggacctggagaagGAGAAGTTTGTGGAGGAGCTGCGCTGCATCGTGGGTCAAGCCCTGGAGATCCTGCAG aCCGGATCGATGGAGCAGCTTCAGATCAACCCACCTCCCCCTCCTCCAT TGGATTCCTCCCAGTCCTCCCCAGTAGGTCGCTGGCGGTTCTTCATCAACCAGACCATCAGACACCGCGAGTCCCAGTCTGGCCAGGGTGCCCCCATGACCCCTGCTGGAGACTCTGCAGAACTGCAGCCTGGAGATGATGACACTGCTGCAg CTGAAGAGGGCTGGCAGACAGCCGCGCAGCCTCTACCTGGCTCTGCACTGCTCCCAGACCCCTCTGCTTCCACGAACGCCGTGCCGTGCGGGATCTTGCAGGCTGAGGTGGGGGGTCCCCAAACCCGCGCCTCCGCGGTCGAAGGAGAGGAACCAACTACCACAACAGCAGCGCCTCAACAAAGCACCGCAGAAGAATGCACCGCGATCCCAGAGGAGCCCTCCTCCGCGCCCGAACGAGAAGATTCGGAGCTGGACCAGGGTCCCGTTCTCGCCCGCAGTGCCACCCCAGAGCCTTGCGTTCAGCACCTCGCCCTGACCACTCTGTCCCCCGTGGAACCCCTGGGGCCCCCCCAGAACCAGGGCGGGACCCCAGCCTCCAACCCCAGCCCGGCCCAGCCCTCCTCGGTGCCGGAGTCGGACGGGGAGGGCCCCCCGAAGATGGATTTCGTGGACAACCGCATCAAGACTCTGGACGAGAAGCTGCGGACCCTGCTGTACCCGGAGCACAGCGGGACAGGGGCCCCCGCCGGCCCTGTGGCCCCCCTGACCGCCTCGGAGGAGGGCcctggggggggggaggaggccGCCGCAGGATTGGAGACCCCCCCGGACTCGaagccttcctcctcctcctcctcctcctcctcctcctcttcctcttccagGTCATCCTCCTGCTCGGATCTCACCGCGATCACCGCCAGTCAGGGGTCAGAGTTCACCGAGGTCACGCAGTTGTCCGGGGACAGGGACGGGGGGGCAGTTCTTCAGGTTCCTGCCCCCGCGGGGAGGGAAGGGGTAGGTCTCGCTTGCCCCTCCCAGCCTGCGGTGAATCAGCTGCCCCCTCCCTGCTCTTTCTCCTGCCCACTCTTTGGTCGAGACGGCCCCTCTGCAGCGGTCCGGGCTCTGCCCGTTGAGCCGGCCGTGCTT GCGATCCTCCCCCACTCTGAAGCCTCTTCCCCTGCAGACCCAGGGCAGGGAGCCCTCCGAGCCGGAGCtcacaagctgcaagcaggaggTGGATATTTTGGTCTAAGCTTTACTTGTCCTAGTCTCAGAAACGCTGTTAGCAAGAAATCGTGGACTCGCAAATTGAAAAGCTGGGCGTTCAGGCTCCGGCACTCAAGCAGCCTTTTCAAGAGGTCAAGAGTCTGTCAAG AGGGCAGTTTGAGCCACACTGGTGAACTCTTTGAATCCACTTCCACTGTGGAGCGCAGTGAGGGGCCCGACACTGACCCCAGCCAGACCAGCGAGGGGCCGCAGCAGAGGGGCCGCTTCCAG gtCACGACTGTGCTACAAGAAACCACACCCACTCCCCCAAGATCTGCAGATGGGGGGTCCCCCGAACAGAATGGGGGTTCGGAGGAGACTGGGGGGTCCCTTGAATTCACCGGGGACTCACAGGAGCAGGAGAAGACAGTGGGCCGGTTCTCAGTGAGGCGAGCCCTGGGACCACAGCAGCAGAACCCGGGTCCCGGGGAAACAGACAGCTCCTCCGTCACCCCAGAGCGTGACTCCGAGTCCAGATccccctcctcatcctcctcctcctcctcctcctcctcctcgcagTCAGAGGGCTGGGCCAGCCCAGCGCAGCCCAGCACAGACCGGGGGAGCCCCCCCAGGGCCTGCCCCCCCCAGCAGGAGCAGGGGACCCCGAGgctgccctcctcctcctcacccccCTTCAGCAGCGACGAGGAATCTGAGGATCTGAGGAGGGAGCTCCACACACTCAGAGAGAA GCACATCCAGGAGGTTGTGACTCTCCAAGCCCAGCAGAACCGGGAGCTGCAGCAGCTGTACGTGCAGCTCCGCCAGCTGAAGGGGTGCAAGGACCCCCCGGCACCCCACGGGCTGCCCTCGCAGTGCCCGTCTCCTCGCCGGCCTCGCTCCGCCAAGACGAAGCTACGCAGCCGCCCCCAGTCCCTCACGCAGAACGAAAACGGGCTGCTCAACATGG gtCCTGTGATGTGCAGCAATGCCAACGCCTGCCAGCAGGGCTCAGCCAATAAGAAGGGCACGTTCACGGATGAGCTGCACAAGCTGGTTGATGATTGGACGAAGGAGACGGTGGGCACCGCCCACACGAAGCCCAGCCTGAACCAGATCAAGCAGATTCAACAGAAGCAGGAGATCGGTACCTGGAGCAATCCTCCCGAG GGGTCTCCAGCTGGGTGGTTCTCATCTGTGACCCCACTCCACAGCGGGACGATTCCAGTCCCAGTCCCTTCCATCCCAGTCCAGACTGGTACCTCCCcatcctcttcttcctcctcctcctcctcaacaCCCTGCTCCTTCGCAGCAGCCCCTCATGCTGGGGGTCCGGGGGGCCCTGTACCCTTGTACCCAGCTCCGCACCCCtgtacctacagcacaggaagtagcGGCTACCCAGCACAGCCCTGGACAGGAAGCTCAGCTGTCTCTCCCATACagagccagcagcagcagcagcagcaactgcCTGCCAGCCAGCTCCCCTCCACTGGGAACGGGATACAAGCCAGGGTACAGCCGGGACCGAAATAG